A region from the Sandaracinus amylolyticus genome encodes:
- a CDS encoding Maf family protein, which translates to MPSGRPLVLASTSAARRALLDRLRLPYEAVAPVCDEDAIAGPSAAETAQLRALAKAESVARVRPGAVVIGSDQVVELDGELLGKPGSPERAAAQLARLAGREHRLVTAVALVQDDASEVRTSVHRMAMRPLAGDEIGRYVAADEPSHCAGSYKVESLGIALFDRIEGDDWTAIVGLPLLAVSSMLRGAGFALP; encoded by the coding sequence ATGCCTTCGGGGCGGCCCCTCGTGCTCGCATCGACGTCCGCTGCACGCCGCGCGCTGCTCGATCGTCTCCGCCTCCCCTACGAGGCCGTCGCGCCAGTGTGCGACGAGGACGCGATCGCGGGCCCCAGCGCGGCGGAGACCGCGCAGCTCCGAGCGCTCGCGAAGGCGGAGAGCGTGGCGCGCGTGCGCCCCGGTGCCGTGGTGATCGGCTCCGATCAGGTGGTCGAGCTCGACGGCGAGCTGCTCGGAAAGCCCGGGTCGCCCGAGCGCGCGGCGGCCCAGCTCGCGCGGCTCGCAGGGCGGGAGCACCGTCTCGTCACCGCGGTCGCGCTCGTGCAGGACGACGCGAGCGAGGTGCGCACGAGCGTTCATCGCATGGCCATGCGTCCTCTTGCTGGCGACGAGATCGGGCGTTACGTGGCGGCCGATGAGCCCAGCCACTGCGCTGGCAGCTACAAGGTCGAGAGCCTCGGGATCGCGCTGTTCGATCGCATCGAGGGAGACGACTGGACGGCGATCGTGGGGCTCCCGCTTCTCGCGGTGAGCTCGATGCTCCGCGGCGCGGGGTTCGCATTGCCGTAG
- a CDS encoding Fur family transcriptional regulator gives MATVATKAPRKSGELKALLRDAGLRATAARTAVFQCLIDAGGPLSHAEVCDRLADAGFDRATVYRNLADLTEAGLVRRTDLGDHLWRFELTTKVEHPIDEVHPHFVCTGCGTVACLPEGAVTLNPVKGAPKSFRSGTVEVQVRGTCNGCG, from the coding sequence GTGGCGACCGTCGCGACGAAAGCACCGCGCAAGAGCGGTGAGCTCAAGGCGCTCCTGCGTGATGCAGGCCTGCGCGCGACCGCGGCGCGCACCGCGGTGTTCCAGTGCCTGATCGACGCGGGCGGTCCGCTCTCGCACGCCGAGGTGTGCGATCGGCTCGCCGACGCGGGGTTCGATCGCGCGACGGTCTATCGCAACCTCGCCGATCTCACCGAGGCCGGGCTGGTGCGCCGCACCGACCTCGGCGATCACCTCTGGCGCTTCGAGCTCACGACGAAGGTCGAGCACCCGATCGACGAGGTCCACCCGCACTTCGTGTGCACCGGGTGCGGCACGGTCGCGTGTCTGCCCGAGGGCGCGGTGACGCTGAACCCGGTGAAGGGCGCGCCGAAGTCGTTCCGGAGCGGCACCGTCGAGGTCCAGGTCCGAGGCACCTGCAACGGCTGCGGCTGA